The DNA sequence GGCCTTTTTTATATTCATCAAGGAAATAAGTAAAAACTTTATCCCAATATTCTTTTTCAAAATTCACGCCATAATACGGAATGCCGAGCTGGTTGGCGACACGTGCCACATCTTCATAATCTTCTGTAGCCGTACAAAATCCTTCATCATCTGTGTCGTCCCAGTTTTTCATAAAAATACCGACGACATCATACCCCTGCTCTTTAAGTAAAAGCGCAGCAACTGAAGAGTCTACACCACCGCTCATTCCGATTACGACTCGAATATCTTTATTGTCTATCATGGTGTTCACCGCCTTTTCGCAAGCCTGCGGACTATTTTTGCTATTCTTCCAGCCGCTTCAGCAGCCTGTTCTTCTGTATTTAGGGAACCGAAACTGAATCTAACCGAGTTCTTTGTTCTCTCATCTTCTGTACCGAACATTGCAACAAGAACGTGTGACGGTTCATGCGAGCCGGCTGTACATGCACTGCCGCTCGCAGCAGCAATACCCGACAAATCAAAATTGACAAGCAGCTGTTCAACATTTGTACCTGGGAATGAAATATTCACAGTACTTGGAATCAGTTCATCCAGATTACCGTTTACGCTGTATTCAATTTCTTCTTCGGTCAGTCTTTTTATAAAAGTGTCTCTGCATGAACGGTATTTCGCTCTGTTTTCAGCACGATGTGCCGCAGCTAGTTCAACAGCTTTCGCAAGACCGGCAATTCCAGGCGTATTCTCCGTACCGGCACGGTGTTTCCTCTCCTGCTCCCCACCGTAGGATAGAGGTGCAAATGCCACATTCTCTCCAGCATAGAGGAAACCAATTCCTTTCGGGCCACTAATTTTATGTCCAGAAACGGACAGAAGATCGATGCCGAGCTCTTTAACATTTATTTCAAATGTCCCGAATGCCTGAACCGCATCGACATGGAAATATGCCCCATGGTCTTCTAAAATATTGCTGAGTTCAGTTATAGGCTGAATAACCCCTGTCTCATTGTTCGCAAACATAATAGAGACTAGAATCGTATCGTCCCGTAATGCAGCTTTCAGATCATCCGGCGAGACAGTCCCTGTTTCCGAAACGGGCAAA is a window from the Aciduricibacillus chroicocephali genome containing:
- a CDS encoding cysteine desulfurase family protein, which codes for MEQIYLDHAATTPISKEVLETMNEASLNAFGNPSSIHSFGRNARKLLDDARAVIANAIGAKEKEIIFTSGGTESDNLALIGTALKNKARGKHIITTTAEHHAILHAAQFLETEGFDVTYLPVSETGTVSPDDLKAALRDDTILVSIMFANNETGVIQPITELSNILEDHGAYFHVDAVQAFGTFEINVKELGIDLLSVSGHKISGPKGIGFLYAGENVAFAPLSYGGEQERKHRAGTENTPGIAGLAKAVELAAAHRAENRAKYRSCRDTFIKRLTEEEIEYSVNGNLDELIPSTVNISFPGTNVEQLLVNFDLSGIAAASGSACTAGSHEPSHVLVAMFGTEDERTKNSVRFSFGSLNTEEQAAEAAGRIAKIVRRLAKRR